The following is a genomic window from Synergistaceae bacterium.
GATAATATGGCTTCTGCCTCTGGGAAGCGCAACACCGGCTCTGTCGTTCTGCTTGTGCCTGCTGTTCTGGCGGAGAATGTGCCTGAAGCTCTTCGGCGGAATCACTGGGGATTTGCTGGGTGCGTTCGTTGAGGTTAGTGAAGCGGTTATGCTGCTGGGGATGGTGATTGAGTGTGCATGTTATTCTTGGTGGCAGATTTCAGGGCAAACGTGCCTACGCTGAGAGGCTCTACGGAAAGTTTCCTGCTGTGTCTGACCTCGAGCGTGATGATGCTCTGCTGCCTGGCCTCGTCGTCAATGTTCACTTAGGTGTGAAGCGCGGGCTCGGGTGTGAGTTCTTCGCGGCTAGAATGCGTGTGCTGAGGCAGTGTGTGATACTCTGCACGGAAATCTGCGGGGGGATTGTGCCCGTAGACGAAGCACAAAGACGATGGCGGGAAGAGACCGGCAAAGTCTATCAGCTTCTCGCGCGCGGGGCGGACATAGTTGACAGGGTATTTGCCGGCCTTGCCCTGAGGCTTAAAACGGTATCCTGATGTAGCGTTCGTACTCTTCCGGCGTGAACGTTTCACGGCAGATATTGTCGTATTCTCTCATGATCTCCTCGTCGGAA
Proteins encoded in this region:
- a CDS encoding bifunctional adenosylcobinamide kinase/adenosylcobinamide-phosphate guanylyltransferase, which translates into the protein MHVILGGRFQGKRAYAERLYGKFPAVSDLERDDALLPGLVVNVHLGVKRGLGCEFFAARMRVLRQCVILCTEICGGIVPVDEAQRRWREETGKVYQLLARGADIVDRVFAGLALRLKTVS